The following proteins are co-located in the Silene latifolia isolate original U9 population chromosome 1, ASM4854445v1, whole genome shotgun sequence genome:
- the LOC141597524 gene encoding quinolinate phosphoribosyltransferase [decarboxylating] 1a encodes MMETKQSPPSHPTYDLKAVIKLALSEDSANLGDVTSLATIPESMEVEAQFLAKEDGILAGVALAEMVFSEVDPSLKVEWFQKDGDHVYKGLKLGKVYGRAHSIVVAERVVLNFMQRMSGIATLTKAMAVAAHPAIILETRKTAPGLRLVDKWAVLIGGGKNHRLGLFDMMLIKDNHVSIAGGVTNALKSADDYLHKNNIQMEVEIETRTLEEVGEVLDYVSQTKSSLTRIMLDNMVIPQPSGEVDVSMLKEAVRMIDGRLETEASGNVTLDTVHQIGQTGVTYISSGALTHSVRALDISLKIDTELALQVGRRTNRA; translated from the exons ATGATGGAAACGAAGCAGTCACCGCCTTCCCACCCAACGTATGACTTGAAGGCTGTCATCAAGCTTGCTCTTTCTGAAGATTCTGCCAACTTAG GGGATGTGACATCTTTGGCCACAATTCCAGAAAGTATGGAAGTCGAAGCCCAATTTCTGGCAAAAGAGGATGGAATCCTTGCAGGTGTTGCCCTTGCAGAAATGGTATTCAGTGAGGTGGATCCGTCCTTAAAG GTGGAGTGGTTCCAGAAGGATGGGGATCATGTTTATAAAGGACTGAAATTGGGGAAGGTGTATG GCCGGGCACACAGTATAGTAGTTGCTGAAAGAGTGGTTCTGAATTTTATGCAGAGAATGAGCGGCATTGCAACTCTTACCAag gcgATGGCTGTGGCTGCACATCCTGCTATTATTTTGGAGACAAGAAAGACTGCTCCTGGTTTGCGCTTGGTGGATAAGTGGGCG GTTCTTATTGGCGGAGGGAAAAATCATAGGCTTGGTTTATTTGATATGATGTTGATAAAAGATAATCATGTATCTATAGCTGGAGGGGTGACAAATGCCTTGAAATCTGCAGACGATTACTTACACAAAAACAATATCCAGATGGAAGTTGAG ATAGAAACGAGAACCTTGGAGGAAGTTGGGGAGGTATTGGATTATGTGTCCCAGACCAAATCTTCCTTGACACGGATCATGTTGGATAACATGGTCATCCCACAGCCCTCCGGGGAAGTTGATGTTTCCATGCTCAAAGAAGCCGTTAGAATGATAGACGGAAGATTGGAGACTGAG GCATCTGGAAATGTTACCCTTGATACAGTGCACCAAATTGGTCAGACTGGAGTTACCTATATTTCAAG TGGCGCGTTGACGCATTCAGTTAGGGCACTTGATATCTCCCTTAAAATCGACACCGAGCTTGCTCTACAAGTCGGCAGGCGAACAAATCGTGCTTGA
- the LOC141597470 gene encoding uncharacterized protein LOC141597470, which yields MEPPPDHHSNDHDATCLATTDHPSPPTRIPTPPPHLTTSATCCKCGGPTALTPPPPSNSIPSYLPIRYPAVNLPPDAASRSQQSIILTPVPQPSSVPPLSPPFAFTLPVKRITSPSDVKQFVESPSSGKPFLGFVAALASATRGRKISDPCHVSDTVAAIVSILRSLISAIDEIPPAAQSSRYGNLAFRVWHERMTESAVEFMNNILSVSSQEIKGSVVELVSYFTDSFGNSSRIDYGTGHETNFAAWLYCLARLGLIKEEDYPAVVIRVFVVYLDLMRKLQLVYCLEPAGSHGVWGLDDYHFLPFVFGSAQLIDHRYMKPKSIHNEDILENFSKEYMYLSCIQFTRKVKKGPFAEHSPLLDDISGVPNWTKVNGGLLKMYRAEVLEKLPVVQHFLFGSIIPWE from the exons ATGGAACCACCACCGGACCACCACTCCAACGACCACGACGCCACCTGTCTCGCCACCACAGATCACCCATCTCCACCAACACGCATCCCAACTCCACCACCACACCTAACCACCTCCGCCACCTGCTGCAAATGCGGCGGACCCACCGCCCTCACTCCACCACCACCATCAAACTCCATCCCTAGCTACCTCCCTATCCGTTACCCCGCCGTCAACCTCCCTCCCGACGCCGCCTCCCGCTCTCAACAATCAATCATCCTAACCCCCGTTCCTCAACCCTCGTCCGTCCCGCCGCTCTCTCCGCCCTTCGCTTTCACTCTTCCCGTTAAACGCATCACCTCGCCTTCCGATGTCAAGCAATTCGTCGAATCTCCTTCTTCCGGCAAGCCTTTCCTCGGTTTCGTCGCCGCGCTCGCCTCCGCGACCCGCGGTCGGAAGATCTCCGATCCTTGCCACGTGTCCGATACTGTCGCCGCTATCGTATCCATCTTGCGATCGTTAATTTCCGCCATTGATGAGATTCCTCCCGCCGCGCAATCGAGCAGGTACGGTAATCTTGCTTTTAGGGTTTGGCATGAACGGATGACGGAATCTGCTGTCgaatttatgaacaatattttgTCGGTATCGTCGCAGGAAATTAAAGGTTCTGTAGTTGAGCTTGTTTCTTACTTTACTGATAGTTTCGGGAATTCTAGTAGGATTGATTACGGTACTGGACACGAAACCAATTTCGCGGCGTGGTTGTATTGTTTGGCTAGGTTAGGGTTGATTAAGGAAGAGGATTATCCTGCTGTTGTTATTAgggtttttgttgtttatttagaTTTGATGAGGAAATTACAGCTTGTTTACTGTCTTGAACCCGCGGGATCTCATGGAgtttgggggttggatgattaTCATTTTCTGCCTTTTGTGTTTGGTTCCGCTCAGCTTATTGATCATAGGTATATGAAGCCTAAGTCGATACATAATGAGGATATTCTTGAGAATTTCTCCAAGGAGTATATGTATCTTTCGTGTATTCAGTTTACTAGGAAGGTTAAGAAAGGTCCCTTTGCTGAGCACTCGCCTTTGTTGGATGATATTAGTGGTGTGCCTAATTGGACTAAGGTTAATGGCGGCTTGCTTAAGATGTACCGTGCTGAGGTCCTTGAGAAGCTCCCTGTCGTTCAGCATTTCCTCTTCGGCTCCATCATTCCTTG GGAATGA